The DNA sequence ACAACCCGGAAGAGACAGCTTAACTTGAGTCTTAGATGGTTGAGCATAGTCTGAGGTTATAACCTGAAATATCAAAGTACAATATTCAGAATTTAGATAACAGAGTAACAGTAGAAGACATAAGTTTCTTCCTCACGTGAATAATTGGGGCCGGTTACGTGAGAGCTGAGGCCGCTTTATTGGAGAAAGTATCAAGTTCCTCAGATTCATTGAAGGGTTGCTTGTGCCACCAGCTCCAAAAACTGGGTGAGCACCAACCTTTCTGTTCCCTGCATTCCCTGGACTGACTGCTTGTTTAGCCGGTGAGCCAATAGAGATATCAAAGCGGCCACCAGAGTTATTGCTATTCTGTCTTGCAGGCCACACATCCTCTTTTGGCCCTGGAGTGTCAGGAGTGAATACCAGCAGACCTGTGACAATTAAGTTACCTACTTTTGGAAATATATAAGTTGGAAAGCAGGCCATATAGTTCATTATTTAAGCatttttcctttcttcaattgaAAAGGTTACTTAGAAACTAGAATGCAAAGGGTTACCTTTTCTGCCAGTTTGTCTCTCATCCATAATGTTAGGTGGATTAGAGAACAAATCATTATCATTTCTGTTATAATAGTTGCTTGCAGGCTGTATGGCAGACCGCTTCACTGACTCAAACTCACTCCTTAGTTGGTCATACATTTCATCTAATTTTCTCTTCTGCCTGAAATTGCAATACAGCTAAAAGGCATTAACACCGATATATGATTTGCATAAGTTTCAAAAGAGATCAGCATTGACCTGGATTTTTCAGCAAATTTTTCCTGGAGTTCTTGATTGTCCTTGGTTAAGACCTCGATTTCCTGCTGCATCATCTGGCATCTCTTGGTCATTTTTTGGTAAGCCGTATGAACCTGCTCTAATTTTTCTGTAAACTTCTCTTGCATCATTTCACATTTCTGCCGGCATTGAGCAACAATCCGGTTCATCTTAAATTGCATCTCCAGTTCTTTTTGGCCAATGTAGAACATCACACTTCTGTATGCACTCTTCATCACTAAATATGCTCAGGGAAAACACATGGTCCAATATACCCTCTTAATTTCTAGAATTGCAGAACATAACACTTCATTCTCTTGAGTCAAACCGTCAGATTATATATAAAAGGTTAGAACATATGAAACCAATTTCATTTTATCTTATTGTACAGTTCTAGTGAACTGGATCAGATAGGAAAATAGAGAAAGTAGAGAAAAGAGTAAACAAATGGCATGTATTTATCATAGCGGTGACCTCTGAACCAGAGGATGATGAAACTGGCATTCTAAGGTACTCCAGAGACCACATTCTCTACTTATTGTCATTTATCTCATCTATGTTCC is a window from the Arachis stenosperma cultivar V10309 chromosome 3, arast.V10309.gnm1.PFL2, whole genome shotgun sequence genome containing:
- the LOC130965223 gene encoding E3 ubiquitin-protein ligase CCNB1IP1 homolog: MRCNACWREVEGRAVSTTCGHLLCTDDANKILSNDGACPICDQVLSKSLMKPVDINPNDEWINMAMAGISPQILMKSAYRSVMFYIGQKELEMQFKMNRIVAQCRQKCEMMQEKFTEKLEQVHTAYQKMTKRCQMMQQEIEVLTKDNQELQEKFAEKSRQKRKLDEMYDQLRSEFESVKRSAIQPASNYYNRNDNDLFSNPPNIMDERQTGRKGLLVFTPDTPGPKEDVWPARQNSNNSGGRFDISIGSPAKQAVSPGNAGNRKVGAHPVFGAGGTSNPSMNLRNLILSPIKRPQLSRNRPQLFT